Below is a window of Candidatus Cetobacterium colombiensis DNA.
GAATTTATACAAAAAAATACTGCTCCTATAAATATCCATTTTGTATACCTCATACCCAATTGAAGTTCTTCACCTTTAGCTCCCATCAATAAAAAAAGCTGCTCATTATATTTTAAACCTATTAAAGTTATTATAAACCCTATTATTACTCCTACTATTATTCCATCATTGGAATACTCTATTGCCTTATTTTTATTTTTTTTTCCTATTTCATTTGATATTAAAGCACTTAATCCCATTCCAACTCCAGATCCAATAGAAATTAAAATAAAAAAAACAGGAAAAGACAAAGATAATCCTGCTAAAGCTTTTACACTTATATAGCTGGTAAAATAAGTATCTGTTATATTAAATAAGGTATTAAATAAAAATCCCACACTTGAAGGTATTGCAATATTTTTTATACATTTATCTAAATTGTCATTTATTAAATCCATATTTTCTCCTTTCTAATGTTATATTCTTACAATTTTTTTATTTTTTTCCTTTTATTTAAAAAGATATCATTTTTTTTTAAGTAGATAATTTTATAGAAAATTTAAGGAGGATTTTTATGAAAATTGTTCATGATGAAAAAAGTTCAGCATTTTATGTATTTGAAAATAATTTAGAAATTGGTGAATTACTTTATTCAATAAAAGAAGATAATTTAATAAAATTAAACTCAACATGGATTGAAGAAGATTATCGTAATCAAAATTTAGCCATAACTTTAACAGAAGCTTTTATTGAATTTGCAAAATCTAAGAACTTAAAGATTATTCCAATTTGTTCATTCTCAAAAGTTTACTTTAAAAGAAACTATGAAAAACATCACGAAATCTTGGCACCTTTAAAATAAATTCTTCTTGTTTTTATTTCCTTATTTATCTATAATGTCTATAGAATAGATAAAATGGAGGATTTAATATGGGTAAAAAAGTTGTTGTTTCTTTCAGTGGTGGAAAAGATAGTATGTTATCTTTACATAGAGTTATTTCTTTAGGTTTTGAACCAATTGCTCTTATGACTACTATAAATAAAAATAATGGTGAATCTTGGTTTCACGATATTTCAACAAATCTTTTAAAGCAAGTTTCCCTAGCTGTCAATATTCCATTATTACTAGTTGAA
It encodes the following:
- a CDS encoding GNAT family N-acetyltransferase, coding for MKIVHDEKSSAFYVFENNLEIGELLYSIKEDNLIKLNSTWIEEDYRNQNLAITLTEAFIEFAKSKNLKIIPICSFSKVYFKRNYEKHHEILAPLK